GTCGCGTCATTCGCCTTCGTCGGCGTCCTGATTGCGGCCGGATTTGCGGCGGCCATTCGAGCGACTGCCGAGTGGCTCGGCGGCCGGGTGAGCGAACAGAAACGATGGCTCGCCGGCACGCCGGTCCTGGCGCTGGCGCTGATCCCGCTCCTCGGCAATCGCGGCAGCGCTCCGCGCAACAAGGAGACGCTCGCGAGCGACTTCGCCGTCGACATGCTGCAGTCGGTCGACCCGTACGGAATCCTGATCACCGCTGGCGACAACGACACGTTCCCGCTCTGGTTTGCGCAGGAGGTCCTCGGTGTACGTCAGGACGTGACGCTCGCGAACCTGTCGCTGATGAATACCGATTGGCACCTGCATCAATTGGAACGGCGCGTCACCCCGCCGTTCAATCCCGCCGATGCACCACCGATCTGGCGACTCGGCACCGATTCCAACGGCGTCCCGCTGACCGGCGGAGCGCCCGAAGCCCATTGGGAGATGCCGCACGGGTCGGTCCTCAATGAATCGATCGGGACCCTCGATTCGATTCCGGAGCTGAACCAGGTCAGCGGCGACTCGCTGACGATCGGCGCGATCGGGATGAAGCTCGGCACCACGACCCTGACCAAGAGCGATATCGCCACACTGCTCCTCATCAAGGACAACCTCGGGAAGCGGCCGATCTTCTTCTCGTGGAGTGACGGCAACTATCCCGACCAGACGTTCGGCCTGTCGAACTACCTCGTCGGCCAGGGGATGGTGCGGAAGCTGATGACCGCGCCGGTAGTGGTGCATGGGCCGATCACGAACTCGGCGATCGGATTCGTGGACCTCCCCAAGTCCCGCACGCTGCTCTTCGACGTCTACCATCCGGAGGCTGCAGCACACGATCGTCCGCTCGGCTGGTTCGATCCGCCGTCGGCATCGATTCTCTGCCTCTACGAAATCGTCTACAGCGGGTTCGGACAGGCGCTGCTCCAGGCCGGCGACACCACGCACGCCGCCAAGGCCGAGTCGGTTGCCTCACGGGTGCAGCGGTCAATCAGCGGTCAATGCGCGTGAGGATCTCCTCGGCGTCGATGGCGATGGCGATGGCGGCCGCAATGCTCGTCGCCGCGAGCGGCAGCGGTCAGCAGCCACGCGTCACCGAACAGACGAGCGGCGTCCGTTCGCTGTTGCAGTCGGTCAGCGCGGTCAACGAAAAGGTCGCGTGGGCCGGCGGCGCGAACGGGACCGTCGTTCGCACCATTGATGGCGGCGATCACTGGGAGCGGCGGCCGATCGATGGTGCCGCGCGCCTGGAATTCCGGGGCATTCACGCGATCAGTGGCAACGAAGCGTGGGCGCTGAGTGCCGGGAACGGCGGCGCGTCGCGGATCTATCACACGACTGACGGCGGCGACCACTGGACGCTGCAGTTCACCAACACCGACTCCACTGCATTCTTCGACTGCATCACCTTCTTTGATGCACGGCATGGCGCGGCGTACAGTGACGCGTCGCAGGGGCGCACAACGGTGCTGCGCACGGAAGACGCCGGCGCACACTGGATGCTGCTGCCGCAGAGCGCCGTTCCCGCGCCGCTCGCCGGCGAAGGCGGCTTTGCATCGAGCAACAGTTGCATCGTCAGCGTCGACGGGCGGCACGGTTGGATCTCCGCCAGCGAGCCCGGCGCGCGGATCTTCCACACCGTCGACGCCGGAGCCACCTGGACGATCGCCGCGGCGTCCACTCCGTTCTTTCACAGCAGCACCGGCGGGATCACGGCGATCTCGTTCCGCGACGCCAAGCACGGGATCGGCGTTGCGGCGCGGGTCGATGCCGCGATGGCGCGCGACACCACCTCCGCCAGCGTTGCCACTACCGATGACGGCGGCATGACCTGGACGTTGCGCACGCGGCCGCCGCGCGCGGGGTCGCTCTCGGGCGTGGCGCTCGTGCCGAAGGCCGGCGACAGGACCGCAGTTGTGGCGGGATATGGCGGACTGTTCGTGACCCGTGACAACGGCCAGACGTGGGATGTGGCGACGACGAATGGCTATTGGGCGGTTCGCGCGGCAGGAAAGCGCGCATGGGCCGTTGGCCCCGGCGGCAGGATTACCCGGCTCGATTTCTGAGCAGGGTGCGCGCCAGCTTCACGTAGAGTTCCACACCTTCGAGCAGATCGCCGATCGGCATATGCTCGTGATCGGTGTGGGCGACGTGAATCGTCCCCGGGCCGAACTGGTAGCAGGTTCCCCACGATCCGTGATAGGCGAGATCCGAGGCGTACGCGACCGTCGTTGACGGCCAGCCGGGAAGTGCCGGTGCCGTTGCCATCGGAATCCCCCCGGCGACCGTGACGTCGATCTGGTCGCCTGCCGCGGCGGTGATCGCCGCAACGATCGGTTCGGCCGGACCGACCAATCGAACATGAATATCTGCGCGCGCCGACGGGGCGATCACATTCGGGGCTTCGCCTCCGCTGATCCTGCCGATGTTCAGCGTGCAGGGGCCGAGGACCGGATCCACGGGGAGTGGGAGGGCGCGAATCCGTGCGAGTGCGTCAAGAAGGCGATTGATCGCCGAATCGCCAAGCTCGGGATAGCCGGAATGCGCCGCCCGTCCGCGCGCGCGCAGTACGACCTTGCAACTTCCCTTCTGCGCCGTGACGAGCTTGTTCTCTGTCGGCTCTCCGTTGATGAGAAACGACCCCTTCGGCTCCAGCGACGCCGCCGCGATCGCGCCCGCCGAGCCGTCTTCCTCGTCCACCACGAAGAGCAACCCGACGCGCTCTTCGCCCTCGGCCACCAGTTGCTCAGCGGCGGCAATCATCGCGGCGGCGATCCCCTTCGCATCGCAGGCGCCGCGACCGCGAATCATCTCGGCGTCGACCGAGATCGGCAGCTGCGGCGGCACCGTATCGAGGTGCGTCGAGAAGACGACCACCGGTGCACCGCGATGCGCGTAGACATTGTCGCGTCCCGGCGCCACTTCCTGACGCTGCACTCGCCACCCACGCCGCCCGAGAAACCAGGCGATGTATTCGACGACGTCGCCCTCGGAGCGGGTCTCCGACGGGATGGCCATGAGGTCGCGGGTGAGTGCGACCGGATCGATGATTGAATGGGTCACGCGAGAGAAGTTATCGAGGGGGCCGGTACAGCGCATCGCCGGCCCTGACGGCGCTCTGACCCGTGCCGACTGCCGCGCCGAGGGCGTAACGACCAAGCTCAAGCAGTTGTCGGCGGGCTCACACCGGAGGGACCAATGCTCAACCGGATGATCACGATCATCGCCATGGCCTTGTCGATCGGTGCGGCACACGCCGACGCTCAGACGGCGCCACCACCGGGACCGCCGCCTGCGCCGTGCAAGGCGGACTCCAACGCGCGACGCTTCGACTTCTGGGTCGGCGAGTGGAATGTCACGCCGGCCAACGCCTCGGTCGTGGTGGGGCACAGCCAGATCCAGGTCATCAGCGGCGGCTGCGCGCTCCTCGAGAACTGGACAGCGACGAACGGCTCCGACGGCAAGAGCATCAACACCTACAACCCGCAGTTGCACCACTGGGAACAGTTCTGGGTCGGCTCCGGAGGAACGGTAACCGAGTATCGTGACAGTGAGTGGCGCGGCGACACGCTGGTCTACCTGGCGCGTTCGATGGGTCCGCCGGGCGGGATGCTGCAGCGCCTGAGCTTCGCGCCAGTTGATCGCAGCACCGTCAGGCAACTTGGCGAAATGTCGATGGATGGCGGGAAGAGCTGGACGGTGGGATACGACCTCCTTTACCACCGCGCGCAATAGCCATTCTTCCGTCCCCCTTCCCGAGCCAACTACCCCCTCCGTAGGTTTCAGGACGGGGCGTGGTGGCAGAGCGGTCGATTGCACCGGTCTTGAAAACCGGCAGGCCTTCACGGGCCTCGTGAGTTCGAATCTCACCCGCGCCGTGCCATTTCGCGTTTCTCAAACCGAGGTGATGACCGATGCGCCGCATCCTCGCAGGCTCGATTCTCTCGCTCTTCTCTGCCCTTCCCCTGGCGGCCCAGTTTGAGGGGTCCGTCGTGATGGACATGCCCGGCAGCGCGGCAGGCGGGCAGATGACCTACTACATCAAGGGGAGCATGCTCGCCGCGAAGTTCTCGATGAATGGCGGCGGTGCGGTGCACGAAGGGCGGATGATCTTCGACATCCCCAATCACAAGATGACGGTGCTGGTACCCATGGCGATGAACGGCATGAAGGGGATGAAGATGGTCATGGACACCAAGGACATGGGAGATTCCTCCGCGTCGACGACGGAAGCCAAGGCGCTCGGCACCTCCGAAACGATCGCCGGGTACAAGTGCGACGACATTCAGGTGATCGACAAAGGAAAGCCGTCTTCAACGATCTGCCTGACCCACGACCTCGGGTTCTTCGCGTACGCCGCCATGGGCGCGATGGGGCGCCGTGCGGCATCGCCGAGCTGGACGAGGGTGATCGGCAACAAGCCGGCGTTCCCGCTGAAGGTCACGGATGACAAGGGGAAGGTCGTGATGATCGCCACGTCGGTGCAGAAGGGCAGCGTTCCGGACGACGCGTTCTCGGTCCCGGACGGGTACATGGATGCCAGCGGCGGAATGGCCGGAATGATGGGCGGACGCGGTCCGCAGTTCTGAGAAGAGTGCAACCGATACTGCAGGGACCGTCAACCGTGGCGGCCCCTTGTCCGCTGGTTCACCTGTGCCCGGAGCTCGTGTGAGAATCGCTCGACCGATCGCCATTGGCTGCGCATTCGTCCTTGCAGGCTCGCCGCTCGCCGCACAGGGAGTCCCGGCCGGAAGGGTCGTCCTCTCGGTGACGACGCACCTCCCGGACTCGCTCAAGAGCCGCGTCCCGATCGGCGACAGTATCACCCTCCGGATCTCCGCCGCAACCGACGGCAAGCGCTTCGCCTTCGGCATCACCCCGGGTGAGTTGGCCGCGATGCCGATGCTGAATGGCATCTCGGTGCGGGCGATTTACGACAAGGGCGCCGATTCGCTCCACATCGGGATCCTGGTGCCACCGTCGATGGCTGCGATGGCCGGTGGCGGCCCCGGGATGCGCATCGACCTGTCGACCTCGACGATCGATTCCGCGTTGAAAACGGTGTCGGGGAAGCTCGATTCGGCGGCGTCGCATGGAATAGACTCGGCAGCGATGCGTGCGATGCATCCCCCGATGCCGGCGATGCGATCGCTCGGCACCACCTCGACCGTGGCCGGGATGCAATGCGCCAACTGGGAAACGATCACCGCGAACGATACGGTGATAACCTGCGTGATCCCGACGCCGGCGGCGATCCAGGCATTTCAGGAGCAGTTCAAGGCAAAGATGGGATTGGCAAAGCTGATGGAGCGGTACCCGCAACTCGCGCAGATGCAGGAGCAGGCGTACGGCGGCAAGCCGATGACGCCGATCCGAATGAGCGAGTCGCGGCTGGGGATGCACATGGAACTGGTGTCGATCACGCTCGGCGAACCCGACCCGGCCGAGTTCCAGCTGCCGGCTGATCTCAAGCCGATGCCGCTCCCCGGCATGCCCGGCAAGCCGTCGACGATGGGAGCGCTCAACCAGCAGTGATCCGACGCTTCCCGCCGTGCGCGCTGATCGTTCTCGCAGCGTGCACGGCACCCGCGCGACCCGCCGCCTCGCACGCTCAGTTCGACGACGCCGAAGGACACCCGGTCACCGTGAGCGATCTCCCGGTGCACCGAATCGTGTCGACGATGCAGTCGGCCACCGAGTGGCTGGTCCGGATGGGAGAAGGCCATCGGCTGGTGGCACGAACCGATTTCGACCACGAGCCGGAACTCGCCTCACTCCCGTCGATCGGCGGCGGCCTCGATCCGAGCGCTGAAGTCGTCGCGGCGCTCAAGCCCGACGTGATCATCGGCTGGCACAATCGCTCAAGTGCCGATCTGGAAACCGCACTGCAGCCATTTCACATCCCGGTGCTGTCGTTCGAGACGACTGATACCGCCGATCTCTTCCTGAACCTCGTGCGACTCGGCGATCTCGTCGCGCAACCCGGGCGTGCAGACTCGCTCGCGAACGCGCTGCGCGCCGACCTGCGGGCGACCCGCCGCGATGCCTGCGCCGATACCACCTCCGCGCGGCCGACCGTTCTCCTCGTCCTGTGGACCGATCCTCCGATGACCGCAGGCAGCGGCACGTGGATGACGACCGTCCTCGAGACGGCGTGCATGCGCAACGTCTTCGACGACGTGCATGCCGCGTGGCCCACGGTGTCGCTCGAATCGATCGCGGCCCGCAACCCGGACTGGATCCTCACGTCGAGGGGTGAACCGGGGCAACGCCTCGCCGACCTCCGGTCGCGCGTCGGGTGGCGGGACCTCGCCGCGGTGAAGGCGGGCCGCGTCCTCGAGATTCCGGGGGACCTCTTTGCCCGTGCAGGCCCCACCATCGGTGACGCCGCCCGCGCGATCGTGGCGGCCCGGCGCACCATCGAGGGACATCCGGCGGGATGACACCTCCCAGCGCGTCCGTTATCTTCTCCGTCGTTCCGGAGCGATGGCCGAGTGGCTGAAGGCGGCGGTTTGCTAAACCGTTTTAGGGGGGAAACTTCCTAACGAGGGTTCGAATCCCTCTCGCTCCGCTGGCAGCACGAAGAGGTCGCGAACCCTGGCCCGATGGGCCGGAGCCCCGCGACCTTCGTCATCTCATCCCCCGAGCTCGGAGTCGCCTCGCCGATGCCTGCACCGCGAGTCCGGTTTGCCCCGTCTCCTACCGGCTTCCTTCACGTCGGAGGGGCGCGCACAGCGCTCTTCAACTGGCTCTACGCCCGGCAGACCGGCGGCGTTTTCGTCCTGCGGATCGAGGATACCGACAAGGAGCGAAGCACCGACGCGCACACCCAGGTCATCCTCGACGGACTCTCGTGGCTCGGCGTCACCTGGGATGAGGGACCGTACTTTCAGGGTGCCTATGCCGAGCGCCATCGCGCCGATGCCGAGCGGCTCCTTGCCAGCGGCCACGCCTATCGCGACTTTCTCACCGCCGACGAACTCAATGCGGCTCGCGATCGTGCCAAGGCGCGGGGCGTCCCGTTCCGCTATCACAAGGCCGAGCTCGAACTCCCCGCCGACGAAGTGCAGCGACGCGCTACCGCGGGAGCGCCATACACCATCCGCTTCGCCATGCCCGACGAGGAGATCGCCTGGAACGATGCGGTCCACGGGCCGATCTCGTGGCAGGGTCGCGATCTCGACGACTTCATCATTCTCCGTTCGGACAGCTCCGCCATCTACAACATGGCTGTTGTATCAGATGATATAGCGATGGGGATCACGCACGTGATTCGCGGCGATGACCACGTCTCCAACACGCCGAAGCAGATCGCCCTCTACCGCGCCCTCGGCCACCCGCTCCCCATTTTCGCCCACGTGCCGATGATCCTCGGGACCGACGGGAAGAAGCTCTCCAAGCGGCACGGCGCCACCGCCGTCGGCGACTATCAGGACATGGGGATCCTCCCCGCCGCGATGCGGAACTTCCTGGCGCTGCTGGGATGGTCGCCGGGAGCGAACGAAGAGATCGTCGACGAGGCGACGATGATCTCGCGTTTCTCGCTCGATCACATCCAGAAGAAGCCGGCGGTCTTCGACACCACGAAGCTCGAATGGATGAACGGGCAATATCTCTCGGCGCTATCGGCGCACGAGTTGCTCGATCCGGTCAAGCGGCAGCTCGACATCCTCGGCGTCACGACCGAGCGTGATCTCGACCCGCTGATCGACGCGGTCAAGACCCGCTCGCGCACGGTGACGCATCTCGCCGAACAGGTGGCGGTGCGGCTGGATCGATCCCGCATCGTGCTCGACGACAAGGCGCACCAGTTCGCCGCCAAACTTGGTCTCGGAACGTTCGTCGGAAATCTGGAGCTGGTGGCAGATGCGCTGACGCGCGCGGAACAATGGACTGCAGCGACGATCGAAGCTCAGCTCAAGTCGCTCGCCGCGGCAAAGAGCGCCAAGCTCGGCGACCTGATGCAGCCGATCCGGATCGCCCTCACCGGCGGCACCGTGTCGGAACCGGTGCCGCAACTGCTCGAAGTGACCGGCAGGGATGAATCGCTCGCCCGGATCGCCCAGGCGAAGGGGTCGATCAGCGCTTGAGCGTTTCCAGGACGGCGTCGCCCTTGCGGGTGACGCGCGCCTGGGCCGCCGTGACTTCCGCCGTGAGATCCTGGTGCGGCAGGGTCATGTCCGGGACCTTCGACAGCGCCGTCACGTAGTAGTCGCGCCATGCCTCGATGATGGTGCGCTGCGTCGAGTCCGCCGGATTTGACGCCAGCGCCGCCCGCGACAGCGCGCCCTCCGCATCGATCCGCCGCTCGGCGATCCCTGCGAGCTCGTCGAGCGCCGCCTTGGCGTACTCCGCCTTCCCCGATGTGAGAATCAACGACGTCGCCAGTGCGCAGCGGCCAACATGCTGCAACTCGGCGGCGCTCACCATGTTGATCCGGTCGAGATCGTCGTGATAGTGCTGATCGGTGAAGTGCCACATCAGCACGCCGGGAATTCTCGCCTGAATGAACGGCGTGTGGTCGCTGCCGCCCTCATACGGATTCGCCTTCACCACCCAGCTTCCGCCGGTCGCTTCCGACTCATCGACGCAGCGCTGCTTGACGAAGTCATTGTACCAGTACGCCCAGATGTCCTTTGCCGTCATCGGCTGGCCGGCGCCCCATTCGGTGTGCTGGTCTTCACCGCGCACCCAGATCTTCGACGGATCGGGCATCTTCTCGATGAGGAATGTTCCGCCGGTGAGTGCCGTGTTTTCGCCCACCATGTCGAGCGACATCCCCCACTTGATCCCCTTGGCGCGGGCGCTGTCTTCGCGGATGTATCGTTGCGTCTGCTGAATCTCGACGCCCCAGAGCATCGTGATCGTGCGCGCCGGATCGATCTGGTGCGCCTTGAGCATCACCGCCGCGGTGCGCGCCATTTCGGCAAGGAGGCCGACCCCCGTGGCGTTGTCATTGGCGCCCGGTTCCTGGACGTGCGCCGAGTAGACAAAGCGCTCCTGCGGAGCCACGCTGCCGCGGATCTCGGCGACGAGCGTCCGTTCGGGCCGAGTCTCGAAGACGGTTTCGGTTTGGACGTGCGCCCGGACCGGCCCGTGCGCGAGCGCTGCATTGAGCGTGTCGCGGGCGGCGAGCGACACGTTGATCACGAAGATCTTCGCGGTGGTGTCGTACGGGACGTTGTTCGTCTGGAAATTGATCGCGGTCCGATTCTTCTGTTGCTGGTTGTAGCCCGGAAGCGCCTGGCCGAGGAGCGCACCGACAGCGCCGCGCTGAGCGGCGCGCGCCACGATCCCCGGCGATGCGCCGCCGCGGGCTCTTCCACGCCCCCCGCCACCCGGTGTCTCGCTGTAGATGATCTTGCCGCGGACGTTTGCCTGATCGAGGTCGGCGTCGCTGCCACCGCCGACATTCACGATCTCCGCATCGACACCGCCGGCCGGTGTCGACCACGACCCGCTCGGCAGCATGTTGTGATTGGTGGCCCACAGCTCGAGCGGCGACTTCCGTCCCTGGAGCGTGATCGACGCACCGAGCGGTGACCAGACGAGGCCGTTGGTGGGGCGCGACTCGATCCTATAGGTCAATCGGTCGGACGAGCTTGCGCTCGCCTCGGGGACGTAACCCGCAGCCACGAGGAGATGGACGACGGTATCGATCGACGCATCGAAGCCGCGGCTTGCCGGGTTGCGATAGAACTGCTGCACGTAGTCCGTGGTCGCGTACGCGTGTTGACCCGACAGCGTCTTCGCTATCGGCCCGGTGATCGAGGCGTACGCCGGGTTGGGAGCGCGGCTGGAACGGGACTGGGCGGAGAGGACGATCGGAGTGGCGAGCAGGACGACAGCAGACCGCCACCAGCGGCCGGAAACGTTCACACGTGCTCCTTCAGGCGAAGATGCCGGCGCGGAAGCGCCAGAGATGATCCAGAAACTCGTCGAGCCAGCCGCGCGAGATGAACGCGTCGACAGCGGCGACGGTACCGGCGGCGTCGACGCCCCAGAGCGCGGCGCGCTTCGGTCCGTCGCCGAACTCGGCCTGGATGACCGCACGATCGCGATCCGACCAGACGGTTGGAAGCTCGGTGCCAAATCGCCCGGCGACGCCGTTCACACCGGGACCGCCC
This window of the Gemmatimonadales bacterium genome carries:
- a CDS encoding YCF48-related protein — its product is MRVRISSASMAMAMAAAMLVAASGSGQQPRVTEQTSGVRSLLQSVSAVNEKVAWAGGANGTVVRTIDGGDHWERRPIDGAARLEFRGIHAISGNEAWALSAGNGGASRIYHTTDGGDHWTLQFTNTDSTAFFDCITFFDARHGAAYSDASQGRTTVLRTEDAGAHWMLLPQSAVPAPLAGEGGFASSNSCIVSVDGRHGWISASEPGARIFHTVDAGATWTIAAASTPFFHSSTGGITAISFRDAKHGIGVAARVDAAMARDTTSASVATTDDGGMTWTLRTRPPRAGSLSGVALVPKAGDRTAVVAGYGGLFVTRDNGQTWDVATTNGYWAVRAAGKRAWAVGPGGRITRLDF
- a CDS encoding M20/M25/M40 family metallo-hydrolase; this translates as MTHSIIDPVALTRDLMAIPSETRSEGDVVEYIAWFLGRRGWRVQRQEVAPGRDNVYAHRGAPVVVFSTHLDTVPPQLPISVDAEMIRGRGACDAKGIAAAMIAAAEQLVAEGEERVGLLFVVDEEDGSAGAIAAASLEPKGSFLINGEPTENKLVTAQKGSCKVVLRARGRAAHSGYPELGDSAINRLLDALARIRALPLPVDPVLGPCTLNIGRISGGEAPNVIAPSARADIHVRLVGPAEPIVAAITAAAGDQIDVTVAGGIPMATAPALPGWPSTTVAYASDLAYHGSWGTCYQFGPGTIHVAHTDHEHMPIGDLLEGVELYVKLARTLLRNRAG
- a CDS encoding DUF4412 domain-containing protein → MRRILAGSILSLFSALPLAAQFEGSVVMDMPGSAAGGQMTYYIKGSMLAAKFSMNGGGAVHEGRMIFDIPNHKMTVLVPMAMNGMKGMKMVMDTKDMGDSSASTTEAKALGTSETIAGYKCDDIQVIDKGKPSSTICLTHDLGFFAYAAMGAMGRRAASPSWTRVIGNKPAFPLKVTDDKGKVVMIATSVQKGSVPDDAFSVPDGYMDASGGMAGMMGGRGPQF
- a CDS encoding helical backbone metal receptor; translated protein: MIRRFPPCALIVLAACTAPARPAASHAQFDDAEGHPVTVSDLPVHRIVSTMQSATEWLVRMGEGHRLVARTDFDHEPELASLPSIGGGLDPSAEVVAALKPDVIIGWHNRSSADLETALQPFHIPVLSFETTDTADLFLNLVRLGDLVAQPGRADSLANALRADLRATRRDACADTTSARPTVLLVLWTDPPMTAGSGTWMTTVLETACMRNVFDDVHAAWPTVSLESIAARNPDWILTSRGEPGQRLADLRSRVGWRDLAAVKAGRVLEIPGDLFARAGPTIGDAARAIVAARRTIEGHPAG
- the gltX gene encoding glutamate--tRNA ligase gives rise to the protein MPAPRVRFAPSPTGFLHVGGARTALFNWLYARQTGGVFVLRIEDTDKERSTDAHTQVILDGLSWLGVTWDEGPYFQGAYAERHRADAERLLASGHAYRDFLTADELNAARDRAKARGVPFRYHKAELELPADEVQRRATAGAPYTIRFAMPDEEIAWNDAVHGPISWQGRDLDDFIILRSDSSAIYNMAVVSDDIAMGITHVIRGDDHVSNTPKQIALYRALGHPLPIFAHVPMILGTDGKKLSKRHGATAVGDYQDMGILPAAMRNFLALLGWSPGANEEIVDEATMISRFSLDHIQKKPAVFDTTKLEWMNGQYLSALSAHELLDPVKRQLDILGVTTERDLDPLIDAVKTRSRTVTHLAEQVAVRLDRSRIVLDDKAHQFAAKLGLGTFVGNLELVADALTRAEQWTAATIEAQLKSLAAAKSAKLGDLMQPIRIALTGGTVSEPVPQLLEVTGRDESLARIAQAKGSISA
- a CDS encoding M28 family peptidase, coding for MNVSGRWWRSAVVLLATPIVLSAQSRSSRAPNPAYASITGPIAKTLSGQHAYATTDYVQQFYRNPASRGFDASIDTVVHLLVAAGYVPEASASSSDRLTYRIESRPTNGLVWSPLGASITLQGRKSPLELWATNHNMLPSGSWSTPAGGVDAEIVNVGGGSDADLDQANVRGKIIYSETPGGGGRGRARGGASPGIVARAAQRGAVGALLGQALPGYNQQQKNRTAINFQTNNVPYDTTAKIFVINVSLAARDTLNAALAHGPVRAHVQTETVFETRPERTLVAEIRGSVAPQERFVYSAHVQEPGANDNATGVGLLAEMARTAAVMLKAHQIDPARTITMLWGVEIQQTQRYIREDSARAKGIKWGMSLDMVGENTALTGGTFLIEKMPDPSKIWVRGEDQHTEWGAGQPMTAKDIWAYWYNDFVKQRCVDESEATGGSWVVKANPYEGGSDHTPFIQARIPGVLMWHFTDQHYHDDLDRINMVSAAELQHVGRCALATSLILTSGKAEYAKAALDELAGIAERRIDAEGALSRAALASNPADSTQRTIIEAWRDYYVTALSKVPDMTLPHQDLTAEVTAAQARVTRKGDAVLETLKR